In Vespa crabro chromosome 7, iyVesCrab1.2, whole genome shotgun sequence, a single window of DNA contains:
- the LOC124425653 gene encoding uncharacterized protein LOC124425653: MKGMPILGTPFYIHKGLLNYKNNKKPNKAEEFWDLLDAKMSKIPKSNVVILLGDYNPQIGRERIHGPIVGEYAAHQRTNRNGMRLITICKNFQMKVMSIFFRKLPRRAEIWIPPKSILGEFQLDHVAISKRNMKEIMNAKVVKSRELDSDHYLFKIKLKFLTNRDHRIGKKINKYNTNRFQITQETLETF; this comes from the exons atgaaaggaATGCCAATCTTGGGAACACCCTTTTATATCCATAAGGGATTATTAAACT ataaaaacaacaagaaGCCAAATAAAGCAGAGGAATTCTGGGACCTCCTGGACGCTAAAATGTCTAAAATTCCTAAATCAAATGTAGTGATATTACTTGGAGATTATAATCCCcaaataggaagagagaggattCATGGACCAATAGTGGGAGAATATGCTGCACACCAAAGAACAAACAGAAATGGGATGAGATTGATTACTATTTGTAAAAACTTTCAAATGAAGGTAATGTCGATTTTCTTCAGGAAATTGCCAAGAAGAGCTGAAATATGGATTCCTCCAAAATCTATACTAGGTGAATTTCAACTAGATCATGTAGCTATATCCAAAAGAAACATGAAGGAAATTATGAATGCCAAAGTAGTAAAAAGCAGAGAACTTGATTCCGAtcattatttgtttaaaatcaAACTCAAATTCTTAACCAACAGAGATCACAGaatagggaaaaaaataaataagtacaacACAAATAGATTCCAAATTACACAAGAAACTTTGGAAACATTttag